Part of the Suricata suricatta isolate VVHF042 chromosome 8, meerkat_22Aug2017_6uvM2_HiC, whole genome shotgun sequence genome, GTTATTTTCCATCTCAAGATAGATCAGACCCTTCTCTCTCCTAGTAGTGGACAATCTCTACCAAAGAGAACTCTGGAGGTGGACTGCAAGGGAAGAACTGCTGTCCTGATTTCCAGGCTAGCCCTTAGAGGTTATTCTAGAAGAACGGATAAAGTCACAATGTGTTTCCTGGGGTGAACAAAGCTGTCACTTAATCAGCAAACATACATTCTCTTGGCGTAACTGAATCCCCTCAATTCATCTGATCGCTGTGTTTGGGGAGACAAGGAGGTGGCAGGACTGCTGCCCACAAATGCCAGGGGTAGGACCGCCAGATAAGAGGCAGGATGCCTGGGGAAATGTGAATTTGGATACATGGTGAATAAATTTTTTAGTATTAGTATGCCCCAACTATTGTTTATTGAGAATCCAAATTAAGTCCTATAAATTTATCTGCGTGatatgggggtggggaatgcTCACAAGCATCTTCAGACCCTGGCAGCCTCAAAGTCCCCTGGGGGCAGTGTTTTCCTGGCCTACCAGGACTCCTCAACCACTCTCCTGGAGCCAAGCAGGCACTCCACTTAACCACAGGCGGGCACGGAGACTGGAGCAGAGCCCACGTATACCCGTTTCTCCCatttgttctgttgttttgtgAAGGTACCCATCAGATTTGAGCGCTAGTTCCCTACAGAAGTCACCAGCACAACAGTGCACCCATTACtggctttcctcctcccttcccttcttgctcCCTCATACCTGGCTTCCTTGAATCACACCTCCCTAAATAAACTCTAGGCCCTCAAGCCCTTGTATCAGACGGTTTTAGGGAAACCCAAACTGTTGTCAGTCAGTACTGGAAGTGTCCCTAGAAACTGAGCCCTCAGGATGGGATTCTGGAACAGGTCACTCACCAGTCAGATGGTTAGTAAGAGGAGCCTGGGGAGGAGTGCAGTGGTGATAATCCCTGGGATGCTATACATGGCAATTAGCAAGATTCTCACAGTTATACCAAGAGATGAGGTACAGGTAGAAAGGGAAGCATTAGCTTCTGGAACAGTCCTAGAACTTGAACATTACTGGGATAGCAGCAATTATTACGACTGCAGAATTTCTCTCTCAAGctttgaagagagaaaacaaaaggctTAGGTCGGCAAACTCACATCAGGGCATGTTGTGGAAGCCGAAGTCTCCCATGGGAGGGAGAGTGACCCCCACCTTCTGCAGTCAGAGCACACTGGCCTGAAATCCAGGCATAGGATTTACTGCGAGGAGGGCAACACTGCAAAGATAGCTAAATGCAAAGGCTTGCCAAGTCATTTAGGCCACAATTCTGGGCCCCGATTGGGAAAGATTCAGATCCTGATGCACGGGACACCTGGGTAGGTGTGTCTGAGTACCTCAAACCTCAAATTCTGCAGAACCCTCCAGCCTAACAGAcacatctccctctgcccttgtTGTAGGAGAGCACCTTCTTTGTACGTGGAGAAGGCGCAAAGATCTCACCTGATGACAGTCAGGGAACATACAGGATGGACTTGAAGGAATCCTGTTGTATATTATTGACTTGCAGAGTTTAGAAGGAAGTTTTGAGTCCGATTTTCAGACTTTGGCAGAGGCAGAACATATATTCACAACCAAAATGCACATGCGGCTGACGAATGTTTCCAATGGTGAAAAAAAATGTCCAGtgtgcagaaaaaaattaagtgcaaCACAGCCCAAGATGCAGGTACTGTAGTTGTTCTACCCCAATTTCCCAACACACTCCCTCATAAGCACTGAAAGTTCTCATGACCTCAAATCCAAATTTTCCAAAAGCTACAACCAGGCAGGAATAGTTTCCTCTCTGTAGAATAGTGCCCAATAACCAACATACCATTTATTTGAACAGTCCCGAGGCATTACAGGATGTTATACGTTTATTCTGAATCAGATTAAATTGTGTTCAGGGTGGCTCAATTCTTTACAAATCATACTTCttgaatacatgttaaaacaGTTAAACAGTTTCAGTGTTTCTTAATTATACTGGATGAACTCAGTTTAACTATACAAAAGGCAATAACGGCCTGGTTCAGGGGACCCAAAGTATGGTGCGGGGACCCCGTCCCAGCGAGCTGGCCAGTGGGGAATGAGCACTCCAATGCCCTCCACGGCCTCCTTCCCACTGCGCCACCATCTGAGCACTCATTCCTCAGGCACTCTTGATGTTGAGTGAAACAAAATCTACCACTAGAGTTTATATTGCAATTACTGGGCTTCGCCCTAGGATCTGTGTGctaaagcttaaaaaacaaacaaaaaaaccccaaaaaactacCCAGAGAACAGTCTCGACAGTTAAAGCACTTCTCCCTCTCCAGTGTGGACCCTCTGATGTTTGGAAAGATTGGACTTACTACAGAAGGTTTTTCCACAATGATTACACCAATAGGGCTTCTCCCCCGTATGGATTCTATgatgtttattaaaatttgagCTGTGgttgaaggctttcccacactccTTACACTtataaggcttctctccagtgtggagTCTCTGATGTGAACTAAGACCCGCATGCTGGCTAAAGCTCTTCCCGCACTCATTACACTGGTAAGGTTTCTCCCCAGTGTGTATCCGGTAGTGTCGAATGAGGCTGCCTTTACCACTGAAAGCTTTCCCACAATCCTTACACTGATACGGTGCCTCTTCAGTGTGCATTCGCTGATGCTTAAGGAGGTCTGAGCTCTGAccaaaggctttcccacacttaCAGTCATAGGGCCGGTCTACCAAGTGTGTTCTGTAATGAAGGGTGAGGTTGGAACTGTgactgaaagctttcccacatTTGGTGCACACATATGGTTTCTCCCCAGTGTGTGTTCTCCGGTGTTTAGTGAGATTTGAGCTATTACTAAAGGCCTTTCCGCACTCGGCACAAATGTAACGCCTTTCTCCTGGGGTAGGTTTAGTGGGAATCAATTCTCTGCCTTTCTTAGAACCTTTGTCCAGGAGAGGAGtttttgttcctctttccttttcaaggTTTACCCGCTGCCTTTCTAACCTGGACTCACATTTGTTGGCCATAACCCCGGGAATAATATCGCTTTTGAATTCTTGAGATTCTTCAGAACTTTTCTGCTTGTCTGTTGATTCCTCATTCTGGGTGCTCGATTTATGATCTGAAAACAGTAAGTAGGACAAGAACATGTCAGTTGTGTTGTGTTCTGAGAAGCAACTGTTAAAGGAGAAATCGAAACATCAGATGACGTGGATGGGTTCTCAAGGGTGACCAAGTACCGCGTGAGAGGTCACAGCATCACACGGATACACAAGTCACCACGAGATCTAGTTCACAGTACCAGGCTTCCACACAAGCCACCCGACCAGCAGCTATTAGGATATGACGAGTACACAGCCTTCTCTGCCAGGAGAGCCTCATATCAAGAGGGCAGTAAGGTAAATCCAGGCATAGTGGGATAGCAGCAAAGAAGACAGTGATTTtcaagggagaaagaaacaagttAAGAAATATTACTGAATGGTAAAAGTtgattaaggaaaataaaaaggataataagggAGACTAGGCTAGTGGCAAACCCCATTCTCACAGAAGTAGACTATAAAACCAACAAAAGAGGACATTCGGTCCCTGTATGATCAGATGGTGCTAACCTCCCATGAGAGTTGATTCTCATCACATACCCTACAGTAGCTATGTCTTACAAATCTTTTGGTTCTAAAGTTAATACTGCAAAATCAGATCAAAGcaatatatcttctttagagcCCTGCACCAGGCAGTGACACAAATCCACCTAACCTGTCCACATACATGGAAAAGGGGACTAAAAGAAGTCCACACTGAACCATGGCCTCCCTCCAAGAACTATTAGCTTCCCGTGAGTACAGAAGCCTCAATCAACAAGGtactttcctctctgccccttcgctggcccctggctctctctctccgctCGACCATCTATTTCCTTCCATCCAACCACTTCAATGCTCACCTGCTACTTCGTGTCTGCTGGGGACTGCAGCAGCAATGGATAAACAGTCCCTTTCACTCTCTGTCATAAGCGTGGCTACACGTACAGATTTTCCCTCAAGTTGCCGTGTACTATGTGTGGGAAACATGCAATttaataaataagctaaaaaatatgtttttaagtttttacttctcttgagacacaggcagaagagaggagagaatcccaagcaggatccacctCCTGAGgcgtgagaccataacctgagccaaaatcaaagttggatacttaaccaagtaagccactcaggtgcctctaagctttgaaaaactttaaatagCCTTATAAAGTAGAAACTGAAAAGAACTTACAAGGGCCATTTCTGCATAATCTAATGCCGATTTTAACAGGTTCACTCAATTATTAAcaatattaacaaataaagaaGCCTCATCTCTTACTGGTTCATTCAAGCTGTCACACGTCTGTGAACagtcccctttttaaaaattttaaaatgtttatttatttattttgagagagacagagagaaagagaaggcactactgggggagaggcagagagagagaatcccaagcaggctcctcgctgccactgcagagtccaatgtgggtcttgatcccacaaatcaaGAAAGACATCATGaattgagttgaaatcaagagtgggacagacagagccacccaggcaccccaaacagtcccttttaaaaacttttaaaaaatgttttatttactattgagacagagagaaacagcatgagtggggcagagtcagagagagggggagaatccgaagcaggctccaagctctaagctgtcagcacagagcctgatgtggggctcaaacccatgaactgtgagattgtgacctgagctaaagtcggctgtttaactgactgagccacccagacgccccgaaCAGTCCCTTTTTTAAGCTCACTTCAACCAACCCTTTCAAGAGAAGAGTACTTCATGTTCCCACGCCAGGATGCTGGCTGAGTCGCACCTAGGGAGGAAAGGCATTCAGGCACTCATTCTGCCTCCATAGCCAGACCAGGGAAGTCAGTCTAGGGCACTGCCCCACAACCACGAATTAGAATTGTTTCTTTCACTACAAAGGCCCGAGGCACCAAGCAGGCGGCATAAAAGACAGTCCCCACCTTGACTCTTTCTCAGCTCTGGAGTGAAATCCTGCTCTTCCCCCGTCTCCTGGATGTACAAGGGCTCCCAACCTTCGCATTGGTGACTGGTCTCCACAGACTGGGGCTGCGGGCTGCTTGGAGGCTTTGCTGTTCCTGAAGAGGACCTCTTCTCCCACATCTGTTTCTGTTCATTCAGAGGTGGTGAGACCTAGAGACAAGGAATGATGGGATTTGTGCATAGCTCACTTCAGAACTACAGTGGGTCTGAACTACCCGGGACCACTTAAATATGCATCTCTTTTTTAAGACATACCATACAGTAAAtgtgtttctcttccttatgattttcctaaggttttcctttctctagcttactttattgcaagaatatagtatataacacatataacaaaCTAAGTGTTAACTGACCATttttgttattggtaaggcttctggtcaacagtaggttatTTAGAGGTGTTGGGAGAATCTAAAGTTATACTGGTATTTCACCCCTAacctctgtgttgttcaagggtcaactgcagaatgaaagaaaataccaagAGAGCTAATGTACAacctctaggaaaaaaaaagaaacccatccATCTCATTCAACTCCCATGGCTAAGGATCAACACTGGACGGTAGAAGAAATACAGGAGGAAACATGATCTAAGTCAGCAGAAACTTCTATTCAGCTACTCGCATTGGATGGACAAACCCAGCCCACCCCGAATGCTATGCTCTCAATCTCATAGCAGAAAAGGTCTCCTCAGCCTACCTGCTGCCCTGGCTCATCCAGTTCTTGCTCCAGATCTTCTA contains:
- the ZNF3 gene encoding zinc finger protein 3 isoform X1 gives rise to the protein MTKVLGMTAVRGPRPPRERGPAVVKDEEEEGKCLPSLEVFRQRFRQFGYHDTPGPREALSQLRVLCCEWLRPEIHTKEQILELLVLEQFLTILPQELQAWVQEHCPESAEEAVTLLEDLEQELDEPGQQVSPPLNEQKQMWEKRSSSGTAKPPSSPQPQSVETSHQCEGWEPLYIQETGEEQDFTPELRKSQDHKSSTQNEESTDKQKSSEESQEFKSDIIPGVMANKCESRLERQRVNLEKERGTKTPLLDKGSKKGRELIPTKPTPGERRYICAECGKAFSNSSNLTKHRRTHTGEKPYVCTKCGKAFSHSSNLTLHYRTHLVDRPYDCKCGKAFGQSSDLLKHQRMHTEEAPYQCKDCGKAFSGKGSLIRHYRIHTGEKPYQCNECGKSFSQHAGLSSHQRLHTGEKPYKCKECGKAFNHSSNFNKHHRIHTGEKPYWCNHCGKTFCSKSNLSKHQRVHTGEGEVL